One genomic window of Pocillopora verrucosa isolate sample1 chromosome 8, ASM3666991v2, whole genome shotgun sequence includes the following:
- the LOC131777927 gene encoding rootletin, producing MKPQTKRSLCLGSFLVIVTLVVLYSYCNGNSVCYTFPFLSGLDRDRLGTKPQAEVLVASVIVQAKRPLEMRTPMEKQKGSYHETSGTLGDLHVKSKEEGHEGKTINVTNEKVEKLHFYQNRTTDHSYLMTGGEKQYNNTQVEKTHEFKKHLLPPSDIVGKIAEEILRKANVSEEEANRELIRVEKVDEYVDREREQRRRIKQHEHSLLEKLKESRSTGGKSKEKKLVRVERVDLTDEEEEDEIPEQKEPLKQEKPLKQEKQVKQEKPVKPVYEARFQERAASSNTAIKRFSVEKKSNETLMSENNKSSYERRFGKTSKVNNTINNTSAVKKNGTFLDSKSNKTGEALTITPPPFFAKFLKITEKEREMMNFLHNYTESNGTLFGPVLNITQEGNGTKNIEPNMAQRANMAFEQVGADTAHVREKRDRREGNLHDSLQPLIDSLLGFNNGTKDLTEPFNLSHILGKLTKGMGSQNLLATDTKQTSPPDSTALLVKFLQQGGRNRSGAAKNDTTAHTDDAYIKVIGTKLESHKSEQQSPLNLKKILLALANHIDLARQDNDSRATNPKIQEEKSNLKILSLLLNQSTWEDLRDFNLSSALKEITGSSLKVKRHEKLEDQGSSQTQADVKIIRPEADKLGASTPEFVLNTVRNPRNSSKSEEGLSSLKYFLNATIIEKHASVSSGTGSEEPGDEGSRSVDFENQNSKTLRVEEKSEMNKQSKHGSNGILKFDAIRCDALDPKVLLYNRIFKTGSSTTEFIITNSSSRMNFHYKIGTTEDWYDKGTSRPYPGLIIRKANKLKKYPRMAFVAHFYFRRKLNLPQAHTYINQVRDPVRRLVSHYHYMRSNLRPAYRIKEFRASGKQDESLEKCFRLQHKGCQNNVMTRFFCGKHSYCHNGNGRALRKAMSNIKRYYATVGLLENYDVYLQILNKRLPKFFPEIPSEDISKFKYNSEYKFDDIPRDLIRDITRANWADVKLYSFLKKRFWQQAKTCGIMTKLN from the exons ATGAAGCCGCAGACAAAGCGAAGTTTATGCTTGGGAAGTTTCCTTGTGATAGTCACACTCGTGGTTCTGTACTCGTATTGTAATGGAAATTCTGTCTGCTACACGTTTCCCTTCTTAAGTGGACTGGACCGAGACAGACTAGGTACCAAGCCACAAGCGGAAGTTTTGGTGGCTTCTGTTATCGTGCAGGCAAAGCGACCGTTGGAAATGAGAACACCTATGGAGAAACAGAAAG GGTCATATCATGAGACTTCAGGAACACTTGGTGATCTTCACGtgaaaagtaaagaagaagGACATGAAGGAAAGACTATTAATGTTACTAATGAAAAAGTCGAAAAACTCCATTTTTACCAGAACAGAACTACTGATCACTCGTATTTAATGACTGGAGGGGAGAAACAATATAACAATACACAAGTAGAAAAAACTCATGAATTCAAAAAACACCTTTTGCCTCCTTCTGATATTGTTGGAAAGATCGCAGAAGAAATTTTACGAAAAGCTAACGTATCCGAAGAAGAAGCCAACAGAGAACTCATACGCGTCGAGAAAGTCGACGAATATGTCGACAGGGAGAGAGAACAAAGAAGGAGAATAAAACAACACGAGCATTCGCTTCTGGAAAAGTTGAAGGAGTCGCGAAGTACTGGAGGAAAAAGCAAAGAGAAGAAACTGGTACGAGTTGAAAGAGTAGACTTGACTGACGAGGAAGAAGAGGATGAAATTCCAGAGCAGAAAGAACCTCTCAAACAGGAAAAACCTctcaaacaagaaaaacaagttaaacAAGAAAAGCCTGTCAAACCAGTTTATGAAGCGCGGTTTCAGGAAAGAGCAGCGTCAAGTAATACAGCAATTAAAAggttttcagtggagaaaaagaGTAACGAAACTTTGATGAGTGAGAATAACAAATCATCGTACGAAAGAAGATTTGGCAAAACATCTAAGGTGAATAACACAATAAACAATACGtcagcagtaaaaaaaaatggaacctTTCTCGATTCCAAAAGCAACAAAACGGGGGAAGCTCTTACAATCACGCCTCCACCtttctttgcaaagtttttgaaaattactgaaaaggaacgagaaatgatgaattttctTCATAATTACACCGAAAGTAACGGAACGCTTTTTGGACCGGTGTTAAATATTACTCAAGAGGGGAATGGTACCAAGAATATAGAGCCAAATATGGCGCAAAGAGCGAACATGGCTTTTGAGCAGGTGGGCGCTGATACAGCTCACGTGCGCGAAAAAAGAGATCGTAGGGAAGGCAATTTGCATGATAGTCTTCAACCTTTGATAGACAGTTTGTTGGGATTCAATAATGGCACTAAAGATTTAACAGAACCATTTAACTTAAGCCACATTCTTGGAAAACTAACCAAGGGTATGGGAAGTCAAAATCTTCTTGCGACAGATACCAAACAGACTTCACCGCCAGATAGCACGGCTCTCCTAGTTAAATTTCTCCAACAAGGTGGTCGTAACAGATCAGGCGCGGCTAAAAACGACACAACTGCTCACACTGATGATGCCTACATTAAAGTCATTGGAACGAAGCTAGAGAGCCACAAAAGTGAACAACAGTCTCCGTTAAATCTTAAGAAAATTCTTTTAGCACTGGCAAATCATATTGACTTAGCTAGGCAAGATAATGACTCCAGGGCGACGAATCCAAAAATTCAGGAGGAGAAGTCCAATCTGAAAATCTTGTCCCTTCTATTAAACCAAAGTACGTGGGAAGATCTTCGCGATTTCAACTTGAGCAGTGCTTTGAAAGAAATCACTGGAAGTTCCTTGAAAGTAAAGCGACATGAAAAACTCGAGGACCAGGGGTCTAGTCAGACCCAGGCTGATGTAAAGATAATACGGCCAGAAGCGGATAAACTAGGGGCTAGCACACCGGAGTTTGTTTTAAACACAGTTAGAAACCCCAGAAACTCTTCAAAGAGCGAGGAAGGTCTCTcgtctttgaaatatttcttaaatgcGACAATCATTGAAAAGCATGCGTCAGTTTCGAGCGGAACTGGCTCAGAAGAGCCCGGGGATGAAGGTTCTAGAAG TGTCGACTTTGAGAACCAAAACAGTAAAACCTTGAGGGTAGAGGAGAAATCTGAGAtgaacaaacaatcaaaacatgGCTCTAATGGAATATTGAAGTTTGACGCGATCAGATGTGATGCCCTGGATCCAAAAGTGTTGTTGTATAATCGTATTTTCAAGACGGGGAGTTCAACCACAGAATTTATAATTACGAACTCGAGTTCAAGAATGAATTTCCACTATAAAATAG GAACGACGGAAGACTGGTACGATAAAGGCACGTCCCGCCCATATCCGGGACTTATCATAAGAAAAGCCAACAAACTCAAGAAATACCCGCGCATGGCATTTGTGGCGCATTTTTACTTTCGGAGAAAATTGAACTTACCACAGGCTCATACGTACATCAATCAAGTACGCGATCCTGTAAGACGGCTAGTGTCTCACTATCATTACATGAGGAGCAACTTACGGCCTGCCTATAGAATTAAAGAATTTCGCGCATCTGGAAAACAAGACGAATCTTTAGAGAAATGTTTCAGATTGCAACATAAAGGATGTCAAAATAACGTTATGACGAGATTTTTCTGCGGGAAACATTCTTATTGCCACAATGGAAATGGAAGGGCGCTGCGCAAGGCTATGAGTAACATCAAACGATATTATGCCACAGTAGGTTTACTGGAAAATTACGATGTCTACCTTCAAATACTGAATAAGCGGTTGCCTAAGTTTTTCCCTGAGATCCCCTCAGAGGATATCAGTAAATTTAAGTACAATTCCGAATATAAGTTTGACGACATTCCCAGAGATCTTATTAGAGATATTACCAGAGCAAACTGGGCTGATGTGAAGTTGTACTCGTTTTTGAAGAAACGCTTTTGGCAGCAAGCTAAAACCTGTGGCATTATGACGAAATTAAACTAG
- the LOC131777676 gene encoding SCY1-like protein 2, with the protein MDLNKVSSYSAAVFDRIKTVAKNATVTAVSATVNAVGAVGSLIGNPLTKDFDVGKHVASFGPNLAWKIYEGKKKTTGQEVSLVVFEKRLLDKVDKRDRDFVMETMKKGPVQLTRLRHPRLLVVQHPLEESKDCLAFATEPIFASLANLLGKHDNMPSPLPHDFKMFELYDVERVYGLFQLVEGLTFLHNDAKILQASLAPELICVTKNGQWKIAGLFFSSTPVVIDGQSTYNAGQWEGHLWPWAQPDLNYAAPEYILSRSCDLSSDMFSLGVLIYSIYNKGKPLFDCDNNMAAFKRNVEQMSRNSSAPLGSVPKELQEHVRSLLSITGTVRPDVHMMSKISFFENVAAMTLQYLDSLVQRDDMAKSQFFRGLYKVMSKLPKRVVIQRVLPQLCSEFSNHQMVPFALPNVLLIAEDCTSQEYVDLILPELKPVFKIQEPVQVVIIFLKKMDILLAKTPKDDVRDHVLPMVCKALETPAEQLQEMVLSIIPSFSNMIDYSAMKNSIIPRIKNLILKTSSLSIRVNGLVCLGKMLEHLDKYAVLDDILPLMNQIPSREPPTLMAILGIFKQTMLHKKLGMDKDYLATKAIPFLFPLAVEPGLNLSQFGQYMKLINEMVKRVETEHRTKLEQLNKMQEQTKSSLKFVEEVQEAKQMDDLMGRIDKLMGGNTEAEQAVKELKSSSGDSSASSSTSIGATSSTEFNKMFGLPGNPSSSKGPSLSGNLLGVDEFSMLQPSKKNHDGPTNPTTQQKSTTSKKTLASSSSYPATSRPSQPMAPSSLSQPGISGVNPSMGMSTASYGMSGLHSGNTGMGSGMASYTGMSGMNSGMTGLSSLNTSMTGSFGMSPASSSPRYSSAGSAAGNQGKNTSGSSALDSLFAPELGHLQNKGKPSMNALQSQQAGMSAAMNPGVRGMRPMTPQQYGGGMLTSSSGMFPMQQQPLMGGMGSQQYQYQAPRNQNSMNNSNDLQDLFG; encoded by the exons ATGGATCTAAACAAAGTCAGCTCTTATTCAGCTGCGGTATTTGATCGCATTAAAACTGTGGCAAAGAATGCCACTGTCACAGCTGTTTCGGCCACTGTCAATGCAGTTGGCGCTGTGGGTTCATTGATAGGAAATCCCTTAACCAAAGACTTTGATGTTGGCAAACATGTGGCAAGCTTCGGACCGAATTTGGCGTGGAAAATTTACGagggaaaaaagaagacaacTGGCCAA GAGGTTTCTCTGGTTGTTTTTGAGAAGAGGCTGCTGGataaagttgataaaagagACAGGGACTTTGTAATGGAGACAATGAAGAAAGGACCAGTACAACTTACAAGATTGCGACATCCACGGCTGTTGGTTGTTCAGCATCCTTTGGAAGAGTCCAA GGATTGCCTAGCCTTTGCAACTGAACCAATCTTTGCAAGTCTGGCAAATTTACTTGGAAAACATGATAACATGCCATCTCCCCTTCCACATGATTTTAAG ATGTTTGAACTTTATGATGTGGAAAGAGTTTATGGATTGTTTCAG CTTGTGGAAGGATTAACTTTCCTTCATAATGATGCTAAAATTCTACAAGCAAGTCTTGCACCTGAATTGATATGTGTTACCAAGAATGGACAATGGAAAATAGCTGGACTTTTCTTTAGTTCTACACCAGTTGTGATTGATGGCCAG TCCACTTACAATGCTGGTCAGTGGGAGGGACATCTTTGGCCATGGGCTCAACCTGATCTGAATTACGCTGCACCAGAGTACATATTGTCCAGATCTTGTGACCTATCAAGTGATATGTTCTCACTGGGAGTTCTTATCTACTCCATATACAACAAAGGGAAGCCTCTCTTTGACTGTGATAACAACATGGCAgctttcaaaagaaatgttgaGCAG ATGTCAAGGAACAGCTCAGCGCCCCTTGGTTCTGTTCCCAAAGAGTTGCAAGAGCATGTTAGAAGTTTACTAAGCATTACTGGCACAGTAAGACCAGATGTTCACATGATGTCTAAG ATTTCATTCTTTGAAAATGTTGCAGCTATGACGTTACAGTACTTAGACTCTTTAGTGCAGCGTGATGACATGGCAAAGTCACAGTTCTTTAGGGGACTCTATAAGGTCATGTCAAAATTACCAAAG CGTGTTGTTATACAGAGAGTTTTGCCACAGTTATGCTCAGAGTTTAGTAATCATCAGATGGTACCGTTTGCTCTGCCTAATGTGTTACTGATCGCCGAAGACTGCACATCACAAGAATATGTGGACCTGATCCTCCCTGAGTTAAAGCCTGTTTTCAAGATACAGGAACCTGTTCAG GTTGTAATCATATTTCTTAAGAAAATGGACATACTCCTAGCAAAAACACCCAAGGACGATGTTAGAGATCACGTGCTCCCCATGGTCTGTAAAGCTCTTGAGACTCCTGCGGAACAACTACAG GAAATGGTTCTAAGCATTATTCCGTCATTTTCAAACATGATTGATTACTCCGCCATGAAAAACTCCATCATCCCTCGCATCAAGAATCTCATTTTGAAGACTTCTTCTTTGAGT atTCGGGTGAACGGGCTTGTGTGCCTGGGTAAGATGTTGGAACATTTAGATAAATACGCTGTCCTGGATGACATACTGCCGCTAATGAACCAGATTCCTTCCAGAGAGCCACCTACACTGATGGCCATCTTAG GAATTTTCAAGCAAACCATGCTTCATAAGAAGCTCGGTATGGACAAGGACTACCTGGCGACCAAAGCTATTCCGTTTCTCTTTCCTTTAGCAGTGGAGCCGGGACTCAATCTTTCACAG TTTGGCCAGTATATGAAACTTATCAACGAGATGGTGAAACGAGTGGAAACCGAACACCGCACAAAACTGGAACAGCTTAACAAGATGCAAGAACAGACGAA ATCGTCTTTGAAGTTCGTCGAGGAAGTGCAGGAAGCAAAGCAAATGGATGATTTGATGGGCAGAATAGACAAACTCATGGGTGGTAATACTGAGGCTGAACAAGCAG tcaaagagttaaaaagcagCAGCGGTGATTCTTCTGCATCATCATCCACTTCAATCGGGGCAACTAGTTCCACAGAG TTCAACAAAATGTTTGGTTTGCCGGGAAATCCTTCGTCGTCGAAAGGCCCATCCCTGAGTGGAAATCTGCTGGGTGTGGACGAATTTTCCATGCTGCAGCCTTCGAAGAAGAACCATGATGGACCAACAAACCCAACAACACAACAGAAG TCCACAACGTCGAAGAAAACCTTGGCGTCAAGCTCGTCATATCCTGCTACCTCTCGGCCCTCTCAACCTATGGCCCCTTCATCCTTATCGCAGCCTGGTATCTCTGGGGTTAATCCCTCAATGGGGATGTCTACAGCCTCATACGGAATGTCTGGGCTTCATTCTGGTAATACCGGAATGGGTTCTGGAATGGCCAGCTATACAGGAATGTCCGGTATGAACTCCGGTATGACAGGATTATCAAGTCTAAACACGTCCATGACGGGATCATTTGGGATGAGTCCCGCGAGTTCCTCGCCACGTTATTCTTCTGCAGGATCCGCTGCGggaaatcaaggaaaaaacaCGAGTGGTTCCTCTGCACTGGATTCCTTATTTGCTCCTGAATTAGGACATTTACAAAATAAGGGTAAACCCTCGATGAACGCCTTGCAATCACAACAAGCCGGTATGTCGGCTGCTATGAATCCAG GTGTAAGAGGAATGAGACCTATGACACCACAGCAGTATGGCGGAGGTATGCTGACGTCCTCATCCGGGATGTTTCCCATGCAACAGCAACCGTTGATGGGTGGAATGGGGAGCCAGCAGTATCAGTACCAGGCCCCTAGGAATCAAAATTCTATGAACAACAGCAATGACTTACAAGATCTGTTTGGTTAG
- the LOC131777684 gene encoding BTB/POZ domain-containing protein 6-like, with protein MASELENVQRADEPLKKASFKERNKSMVNNSLISDVTFIVNDSNGGKEITVYAHKYVLSVGSPVFFTMFYGALATEGAQEIHLPDCDADSLKEFLSFLYCDEVRICEDTVIQLLYLAKKYMVPLLHEMAKKRLHSMINATSVFEILPSVIHLDEGDLVEQCWKVIDIDTEQAINQDSFYEIERDLLEKVLERDELTIREANLFGRVLDWAKVRQNLPESDGKESNIRDILGEKMIRLLRFSTMSFTEFTSLVSNSGVLKEKELTAITQFYGGFCQETPKEFCESFPRGKIFRCNRFSKASDPEVLPRNRKWSYKRGYEDSIRFSVEAPIVICGIRLYGFERASYYVELSIYHASRNIHDRDTRNLPSFSTVGIFQSDEERTSEYYGFDVPVDPPFYLKHNTDLIAQVIMQGPKSDFGEGGKLSLDCEGVRFHFSNERSRNGTTAKVGQFAEIIFKTDL; from the coding sequence ATGGCAAGTGAATTAGAAAATGTTCAAAGAGCAGACGAGCCACTTAAAAAAGCGTCCTTCAAGGAGCGAAATAAATCCATGGTGAATAACAGCCTCATAAGCGATGTCACGTTCATCGTAAACGATAGCAATGGAGGCAAGGAAATCACCGTTTACGCTCACAAGTACGTTCTCTCTGTGGGCAGTCCTGTGTTTTTCACTATGTTCTACGGCGCTTTAGCGACAGAAGGGGCTCAGGAAATACACCTTCCTGACTGCGATGCCGACAGCTTAAAGGAATTCCTTAGTTTTCTCTACTGTGACGAGGTTCGTATCTGCGAAGACACCGTGATACAGTTGTTGTACCTGGCTAAGAAGTACATGGTGCCTTTACTACACGAAATGGCCAAAAAGAGGCTTCACAGCATGATTAATGCGACAAGTGTATTCGAAATCCTTCCCTCAGTCATTCACCTTGACGAAGGCGACCTCGTTGAACAGTGCTGGAAGGTCATCGATATTGACACGGAGCAAGCGATCAATCAGGACTCCTTCTATGAGATCGAAAGAGATTTGCTGGAAAAAGTGCTCGAAAGAGACGAGCTAACGATCCGAGAAGCTAACCTATTTGGGAGAGTGTTAGACTGGGCTAAGGTGCGTCAAAATCTACCAGAAAGCGACGGTAAAGAGAGCAACATCCGTGATATTCTAGGAGAGAAAATGATTCGTCTGTTACGCTTCTCAACAATGTCCTTTACCGAATTCACCAGCCTTGTATCGAACTCAGGAGTGcttaaggaaaaagaacttaCTGCCATCACACAATTCTACGGAGGGTTCTGCCAAGAGACCCCCAAGGAATTTTGCGAGAGTTTCCCAAGGGGTAAAATTTTCAGATGCAACAGATTTTCGAAAGCGTCTGATCCGGAAGTATTGCCACGGAATAGAAAATGGAGTTATAAGAGAGGATACGAGGACAGCATTAGATTCTCAGTCGAGGCTCCAATCGTTATATGCGGCATTCGTCTGTACGGCTTTGAACGAGCTTCGTATTACGTGGAATTGTCGATTTACCACGCGTCACGCAATATTCATGACCGTGACACACGTAATCTACCAAGTTTCTCTACtgttggtatttttcaaagcgACGAAGAAAGGACCAGTGAGTACTACGGATTTGATGTACCCGTTGATCCACCGTTTTACTTGAAACACAATACGGATCTGATAGCGCAAGTTATCATGCAAGGCCCAAAGTCCGATTTTGGTGAAGGAGGCAAGTTGTCTCTCGATTGTGAGGGGGTTAGATTCCATTTTAGCAACGAACGCAGTCGTAACGGCACAACAGCGAAAGTTGGTCAGTTCGCGGAGATAATATTCAAAACTGAtctgtaa